In Skermanella sp. TT6, one genomic interval encodes:
- a CDS encoding c-type cytochrome gives MRTILTAGAAATSLLLGAALVTTSPTAAEETVKRGEYLASIMDCGGCHTTGALLGKPDPQRHLGGSEVGFQVPGLGTFYPPNLTPEPETGLGRWSEADIVTAVRTGVRPDGRVLAPVMPYHSYGKLTDADAQALAAYLRSLKPVQHKVPDLAGPSEKPTAPYLGVMIPG, from the coding sequence ATGCGCACTATTCTGACCGCCGGTGCCGCCGCCACCTCGCTGCTGCTCGGCGCGGCCCTCGTGACGACCTCGCCGACCGCCGCGGAGGAGACCGTGAAGCGGGGCGAATATCTAGCATCCATCATGGATTGCGGCGGCTGCCATACCACCGGGGCACTGCTGGGAAAGCCCGATCCGCAGCGTCACCTCGGCGGCTCCGAGGTAGGATTCCAAGTCCCGGGACTCGGAACCTTCTACCCGCCCAACCTGACTCCGGAGCCGGAAACCGGCCTCGGTCGCTGGAGCGAGGCCGACATCGTCACGGCCGTCCGCACCGGCGTCCGCCCGGATGGCCGTGTCCTGGCCCCGGTGATGCCCTATCACAGCTACGGCAAGCTCACCGACGCCGATGCCCAGGCCCTTGCGGCCTATCTCAGGAGCCTCAAGCCGGTGCAGCACAAGGTGCCGGACCTTGCCGGCCCGTCCGAGAAGCCGACAGCGCCCTATCTGGGCGTCATGATTCCCGGGTGA
- a CDS encoding tetratricopeptide repeat protein yields the protein MEDKKRIAATIRNYLARERLSREQFAFKTKLGKSTVDKLLIGLFSDKTLSIVENHTKLSFRPAGEPDRHAAPAAGPAEATIHGKPSIAVLPFANMSCDPEQEYLADGITEDIITALARLRWLFVISRNSSFVYKGRPADVRQVARDLGVRYVLEGSVRTAGLRIRITGQLVDAETGKHIWAERYDRDLQDIFAVQDDITERVVAAVEPHLYAEEGFRVSSRAPESIDAWGLVVRAMGLINRVGRRQNEDAQALLRHAVAIEPGYARAHALLSWALWWAALCYWFPDAREGYRQAAGHAQDALSLDPSDPWARMVSGLCLSTAGQHERALGELRTALGLHPSFALGRTALGWALLRAGHFDEAIAETGRALRMSPLDGFSGLYTAIHGLALLGAQHFEEALPFLRASVSSFAEYSGHYNTLISCCGHLGLLDEAREFIEIRNRVGPPLCLSVLRRNLGKFAHRDVFIEGLRKAGVPE from the coding sequence TTGGAAGACAAGAAGCGTATCGCAGCGACGATCAGGAACTATCTTGCCCGTGAAAGGCTGTCGCGGGAGCAGTTCGCCTTCAAGACGAAGTTGGGAAAATCCACGGTCGACAAGCTGCTGATAGGTTTGTTCTCCGACAAGACGCTCTCCATCGTGGAGAACCATACGAAACTGTCCTTCCGTCCGGCAGGGGAACCGGACCGGCACGCGGCGCCGGCCGCGGGTCCCGCCGAGGCGACGATCCACGGCAAGCCTTCGATCGCGGTCCTGCCCTTCGCCAACATGAGCTGTGATCCCGAGCAGGAATATCTCGCCGACGGCATCACCGAGGACATCATCACGGCGCTGGCGCGGCTGCGCTGGCTGTTCGTCATCTCCCGCAACTCCTCCTTCGTCTACAAGGGCAGGCCGGCCGACGTCCGGCAGGTCGCCCGGGACCTCGGGGTGCGCTACGTCCTGGAGGGGAGCGTCAGGACGGCGGGCCTGCGCATCCGCATCACCGGCCAGCTGGTCGACGCCGAGACGGGAAAGCACATCTGGGCGGAGCGGTACGACCGCGACCTCCAGGACATCTTCGCGGTCCAGGACGACATCACGGAGCGCGTGGTCGCCGCGGTGGAGCCCCACCTTTACGCCGAGGAAGGGTTCCGGGTCTCCAGCAGGGCGCCGGAAAGCATCGACGCCTGGGGGTTGGTCGTGCGGGCCATGGGCCTGATCAACCGGGTGGGGCGCCGGCAGAACGAGGACGCCCAGGCCCTGCTGCGCCATGCCGTCGCGATCGAGCCGGGCTATGCCCGCGCTCACGCGCTGCTGAGCTGGGCGCTGTGGTGGGCGGCGCTCTGCTACTGGTTTCCCGACGCGCGCGAGGGCTACCGTCAGGCGGCCGGACATGCCCAGGATGCGCTTTCCCTCGATCCCAGCGATCCGTGGGCCCGGATGGTCTCGGGGCTGTGCCTCAGCACGGCGGGCCAGCACGAGAGGGCCCTGGGGGAGCTCCGGACCGCGCTCGGCCTCCACCCGAGCTTCGCGCTCGGCCGCACGGCGCTGGGCTGGGCGCTCCTGCGGGCAGGCCATTTCGACGAGGCGATCGCCGAGACCGGCCGCGCGCTGCGCATGAGCCCGCTGGACGGCTTCTCCGGGCTCTACACGGCGATCCACGGCTTGGCGCTCCTGGGGGCGCAGCATTTCGAGGAGGCGCTGCCCTTCCTACGGGCCTCGGTCTCCTCCTTCGCGGAATATTCCGGGCACTACAACACCCTGATCAGCTGCTGCGGCCACCTGGGCCTGCTGGACGAGGCCCGGGAGTTCATCGAGATCCGCAACAGGGTGGGTCCCCCCCTCTGCCTGAGCGTGCTCCGCCGCAACCTGGGCAAGTTCGCCCACCGCGACGTGTTCATCGAAGGGCTCAGGAAAGCCGGGGTGCCCGAGTAG
- a CDS encoding acetylserotonin O-methyltransferase, translating to MPSPAPLMALSTGFWGFKTLAAAHEMDLFTRLAGGASTTCLELAEALGILPRPAEMLLTGCAALGLLEKRGGRYRNAPISESYLVRGKPDYFGGWIEMADKRLYAGWGKLAEAIRTNRPTTWDPAVQSSIFDAEDPTMLALFWEAMHALSTMTARRLGEAVDLGRFRHLLDIGGGSGAYDIELCRRYPHLRATVFDLPHVTAIAAGKIALAGLGGRIGTVPGDFFGTAPFPGGHDVHLLSMILHDWSEEKDRALLRRSFEALPSGGLAVISELLVNDDKTGPAAAALMSLNMLIETEGRNYTPSEYAGWMEDAGFRDVETVWFDAPGANGAVVGRKP from the coding sequence CTGCCTTCGCCGGCTCCCCTGATGGCCCTCTCGACCGGTTTCTGGGGCTTCAAGACCCTGGCTGCGGCCCATGAGATGGATCTCTTCACCCGGCTGGCAGGCGGGGCGAGCACGACATGCCTGGAACTCGCCGAGGCGCTCGGGATACTTCCCCGTCCGGCGGAAATGCTGCTGACCGGGTGCGCGGCCCTCGGCCTCCTGGAGAAGCGCGGCGGCCGATACCGTAACGCGCCCATCAGCGAGTCCTATCTCGTGCGCGGCAAGCCCGATTATTTCGGCGGCTGGATCGAGATGGCCGACAAGCGGCTCTATGCCGGCTGGGGCAAGCTCGCCGAGGCGATCCGCACGAACCGGCCGACGACGTGGGATCCGGCCGTGCAGTCCTCGATCTTCGACGCCGAGGACCCGACGATGCTGGCCCTCTTCTGGGAGGCGATGCACGCGCTCTCGACCATGACCGCGCGCCGGCTCGGGGAGGCGGTGGACCTCGGCCGCTTCCGGCATCTCCTGGATATCGGCGGCGGCTCCGGCGCCTACGACATCGAGCTCTGCCGGCGCTATCCCCATCTTCGCGCAACCGTGTTCGACCTGCCCCACGTGACCGCGATCGCCGCCGGCAAGATCGCGCTGGCCGGGCTGGGCGGGAGGATCGGGACGGTTCCGGGCGATTTCTTCGGCACGGCGCCGTTCCCCGGCGGCCACGACGTCCACCTGCTCTCGATGATCCTGCACGACTGGAGCGAGGAGAAGGACCGGGCGCTGCTGCGCCGGTCCTTCGAGGCGCTGCCGAGCGGCGGCCTCGCCGTGATCAGCGAGCTTCTGGTCAACGACGACAAGACCGGCCCGGCCGCTGCCGCGCTGATGAGCCTGAACATGCTGATCGAGACGGAAGGGCGGAACTACACGCCATCCGAATACGCCGGGTGGATGGAGGATGCCGGCTTCCGCGACGTGGAGACCGTCTGGTTCGACGCGCCGGGCGCCAACGGCGCGGTCGTCGGCCGCAAGCCCTAG
- a CDS encoding adenylate/guanylate cyclase domain-containing protein encodes MSLGIRSTLLYANVALIACSLSAVSAVVLLRHLAVVQAVADREIEQVANDVAHRVSRFLENGPAVLDRVKYFVEHRDAVLGDTDRMTDYLVSEARASPALTWVSVSSAGTGEFLGVTRRDGALVLNRSDPTVDGGIAREWELRPDGTRVPMETGPGVPYDPRGKPWYALGIDADEPRWTGAYEFAEGRPGISAVVGLRHPGTGRAAGVATADFHLSGIENFLADLRVGTSGRAAIVAPGSGGGPLVLGAGPDFPEELRAALSAAAGFPAGRPGGQYRATAGGLVLDSRVLTIGGGLSWQLLVMLPLADVEGPMWSATAAVLVTACIFLAAGIVAATVIAHAISRPIRLMSRDLAAIGDLHFPGSRPVRSSIREIDAMARSLVRMKAALRSFSTYVPVDVVRRVLTSGQAAEPGGELRVLTVLVSDLAGFTGIAEGMPPGKLVGYLGKYFGALERAVQDAGGVVDKFMGDGMLAFFNAPHHVRGHAARACEAALDAQRSLGLLDLEDGDAPPSRTRIGLATGEVLVGNIGTAQRLSYTVIGDAVNLASRLEMLNKAYGTAILVSGEVRRTAGSGFEWRHLDRVTVPGRSEPVELYELLGRTGEVDGTTLMVRDLHEAALRHLVAGRFDEAAHGFRALLDRAPDDRPARYLLEHTMGMRAEPAGAAPSRDWRGVHVHRSKM; translated from the coding sequence ATGAGCCTGGGGATCCGAAGCACGCTTCTGTACGCCAACGTCGCCCTGATAGCCTGCTCGCTGTCGGCCGTCTCGGCGGTCGTGCTCCTCCGTCATCTCGCGGTGGTCCAGGCCGTCGCGGACCGCGAGATCGAGCAGGTCGCCAACGACGTGGCGCACCGGGTTTCCCGATTCCTGGAGAACGGCCCCGCCGTCCTGGACAGGGTGAAGTACTTCGTCGAGCACCGGGACGCTGTCCTGGGCGACACGGACCGCATGACCGACTACCTGGTGTCCGAGGCCCGGGCGAGCCCGGCGCTGACCTGGGTGAGCGTCAGCAGCGCCGGAACGGGAGAGTTCCTGGGCGTGACCCGGCGCGACGGCGCGCTCGTCCTCAACCGGTCCGATCCGACGGTCGACGGCGGGATCGCCCGTGAATGGGAATTGCGCCCCGACGGGACCCGGGTCCCTATGGAGACCGGACCCGGAGTGCCGTACGACCCCCGCGGCAAGCCATGGTACGCCCTGGGAATCGACGCGGACGAGCCGCGCTGGACGGGTGCCTACGAGTTCGCCGAGGGCAGGCCGGGCATCTCGGCGGTGGTCGGACTGAGGCATCCCGGGACGGGCAGGGCGGCGGGCGTGGCGACCGCGGATTTCCATCTCAGCGGGATCGAGAACTTCCTGGCGGACCTGCGGGTCGGGACCAGCGGGCGCGCCGCGATCGTGGCGCCCGGGTCCGGCGGCGGTCCCCTCGTGCTCGGGGCCGGTCCCGACTTTCCGGAAGAGCTGCGCGCCGCGCTGTCGGCCGCCGCCGGATTCCCCGCGGGCCGGCCCGGCGGTCAGTACCGCGCCACGGCCGGCGGGCTCGTCCTCGACAGCCGCGTCCTCACGATCGGCGGCGGCCTGAGCTGGCAACTCCTCGTCATGCTGCCCCTCGCCGACGTCGAAGGGCCGATGTGGTCCGCCACGGCGGCGGTCCTGGTGACCGCCTGCATCTTCCTCGCGGCCGGAATCGTCGCCGCGACCGTGATCGCCCATGCCATCTCCAGGCCGATCCGCCTGATGAGCCGGGATCTCGCGGCGATCGGCGACCTCCATTTCCCGGGCAGCCGGCCGGTCCGCTCTTCCATCCGCGAGATCGACGCGATGGCGCGCTCGCTCGTGCGCATGAAGGCAGCCCTGCGGTCCTTCTCGACCTACGTGCCGGTCGACGTCGTCCGGCGCGTCCTGACGAGCGGGCAGGCGGCCGAACCCGGCGGCGAACTGCGCGTGCTGACCGTCCTGGTCTCGGACCTGGCCGGCTTCACCGGAATCGCCGAAGGCATGCCGCCGGGGAAGCTGGTCGGGTACCTGGGCAAGTATTTCGGCGCCCTGGAACGGGCCGTCCAGGACGCCGGCGGCGTCGTGGACAAGTTCATGGGCGACGGCATGCTGGCCTTCTTCAATGCTCCGCACCATGTTCGCGGTCACGCGGCCCGCGCATGCGAGGCGGCGCTCGACGCGCAGCGCTCCCTCGGCCTGCTCGACCTCGAGGACGGCGACGCGCCGCCGTCCCGGACGCGCATCGGCCTCGCCACGGGAGAGGTCCTGGTCGGCAATATCGGGACGGCCCAGCGCCTGTCCTACACGGTGATCGGGGACGCTGTGAACCTGGCGTCCCGGCTGGAGATGCTGAACAAGGCCTACGGGACCGCCATCCTAGTATCGGGCGAGGTTCGACGGACTGCCGGCAGCGGCTTCGAATGGCGCCACCTCGACCGGGTCACCGTTCCCGGACGGTCGGAACCGGTGGAGCTGTACGAACTGCTGGGCCGAACGGGGGAGGTCGACGGGACGACGCTGATGGTCCGGGATCTCCACGAAGCGGCCCTGAGGCACCTGGTCGCCGGCCGGTTCGACGAGGCTGCGCATGGCTTCCGCGCCCTCCTCGACAGGGCGCCCGACGACCGCCCCGCCCGGTATCTCCTGGAGCACACCATGGGGATGCGGGCGGAACCCGCCGGCGCGGCGCCATCGAGGGACTGGCGGGGCGTGCATGTCCATCGGTCCAAGATGTGA